The Oryzihumus leptocrescens sequence TCCTCCAGGCCAGCTCGGGGCGTCGCCTCGTCAGCGTCTCGCTGGAGAAGCAGCAGGTGAGCCTGCTCGCCGACCGCATCAACGACCTGCTCGACGACTTCGCCGGGGGATCGGCCACCGAGGCCGTCGCGGCCGAGGTCGAGGACAACGCCCCGCTGGACACCCCGATCGAGGACGAGTTCCGCGTCGGCAGCATGAGCCTGGCCTGGGACGCCGGGCGCGAGGTCGTCATCCTCGAGTGCCACGACAACGACGAGCCGGTCGAGGTCGACGAGGAGGGGGACATCGTCGCGCCTCCCGGCCCGGAGGGCGAGGAGCCGACCATGCTGCGGGTCGCGATCGCGCCGGCCGCCGCCCGGGCGTTCGCCCGTCGCTGCGCCTCCCTGGTCGCGGCCGGCCGCCCGCCGTGCCCGTTCTGCGGTGGCCCGCTCGACCTGACCGGCCACATCTGCCCTCGCGCGAACGGCTACAAGCGCTGAGCGCTGAGCTGACGCCACCGAGCACCGCGGACGAGGTGTCCGCGGTGCTCGAGCTGCTCACCCTC is a genomic window containing:
- a CDS encoding DUF3090 domain-containing protein, whose amino-acid sequence is MPVIDFDPPDRFVAGTVGPPGQRTFFLQASSGRRLVSVSLEKQQVSLLADRINDLLDDFAGGSATEAVAAEVEDNAPLDTPIEDEFRVGSMSLAWDAGREVVILECHDNDEPVEVDEEGDIVAPPGPEGEEPTMLRVAIAPAAARAFARRCASLVAAGRPPCPFCGGPLDLTGHICPRANGYKR